The nucleotide sequence GTCTCGCCGGTGTTCACCGTCATCTCGGCTATGGCCTTCTTGCTTTCCAGGAGGGCGTTGATCTTTTCTTCGAAGGTTCCCTTGGTAATAAAGCGGTGAACCTGGACGTTCTTGGTCTGGCCTATTCTGAATGCACGGTCTGTTGCCTGGGCTTCAATGGCGGGATTCCACCAGAGATCGTAATGTATAACCTGGGATGCCGCCGTCAGGTTAAGGCCCGTACCAGCTGCCTTCAGCGACAAGATAAGAATCTTCTTCTCGGGATCTTCCTGGAAGTTCTTCACCATGTTATTGCGCTGGGACTGGCCACAGCCCCCGTGATAAAAGTCCGCCTTAATTTTCAGTTCGCGGTCAATGACTTCCTGAAGGACTTCACCCATCTCGCGGAACTGGGTAAAGATCAAAGTCTTTTCGCCCTGCTCCTGGATTGCTTCCAGCAGGTCCAGCAACATCCGGAGCTTTCCGGAGTCATCGACCTCGGCAACGCCTTCTTTTAGGAAGGTCCGCGGGTGATTGCAAATCTGCTTTAGCGCGAGAATCATCTGGAGGATGATTCCCTTGCGCTTGAACAGCGTGCGGCCGCCCAACTTGTCCGCGGCCTCCATAGTGGCAGCGGAATCCAGCGATACGGCAGCCTCCACGGATTCGTCCAGAGCCACGGCATCCGCTGTACTATCCAGCGCAAAATCCGTCACAGTCCCTGTAGTATCGCCGTTAATATCAATGGTCGGTTCGCCGCCCAACGTCTGCAATTCTAGCAGGAAACGGTCAAGCGTCGTCTTGTAAAGAGCCGCCTGGGTGCGGGTCAGTTCCGCATACTCATCCTGCTGAATCTTGTCGGGCAGGTCGCTGATGATGGACTTGTCCGTCTTCATACGACGAAGCATGAAAGGCGCTGTCAACTTCTTGAACTGCTCCGCCACAATGGCGTCACCGCGTTTCTGGATAGGCGTTTCGTAGCGGTCGCGGAACTGGGTCGGCGACGGGAAGAAACCGCGGTTGCAGAAATCCATGATGGTCCAGAATTCCATAAGGCGATTTTCCACCGGAGTACCGCTCATGGCAATTTTCATGGGAGCGCTCAGGCGGCGAAGAAGTCGGCTCTGTTCACTATCGGCATTCTTGATATTCTGGGCTTCGTCAATGACAACAATCTGCCAATTCAAGGCGGAAATTTTCTTGTAGTCAAGACGGTAGGTTGAATAAGTGGTAATCAGGATATCCGCATCAAACTTTTCAAGATTGCGGCTGGCCCCATGGTAGGCAAACACAGTCAGGTCCGGGGCGAACTTCTTGATTTCCATCTGCCAGTTACAGAGAAGACCTGCGGGCACCACCACAAGGCAGCGACCACTTTCAAATAGGCCCTCCTGCTTTACCTTAAGGATAAAGGCTATCACCTGCAAGGTCTTACCCAGGCCCATGTCGTCGGCAAGGATACAGCCAAAACCGATTTGCAGATTCTTGTACATCCAGGAATAGCCGCGTTCCTGGTAAGGGCGCAACGTGGCGTGAAGATTCTCGGGCAAGGATATATTGGTTTCGGAGCGCCAGTCGTCCAACTGTTTTTTCAACCCGTCGGTCATGGTGACCGGAACTTCGTCGCACTTGCCCGTAAGGCATGCCTGCACAAGCTTTGCCGTGGTGAACTGGGTAGGCCGGGATTCTTCCTCGTCATTTTCATCCTCGGAGCCAGCGGCTTCACGCTCGTCCACCCTCTGCTTCAAAAGCTTAAGGTCGTCCTCAGTCACCTGGACATACATAGACTTGTACTTCAGCATGCCACCGGCTTCCTCGGCAAGTTTCAGGAATTCCTCGGCAGAGACGTTCTCGTTTCCGATGGCCACTTCCCAGTCAAAGTCCATGATATCTGTCTTGGTAAAGACATTGGCGCCGGCAGCCTTTCCAAAGGAGCCGTTCAGTTTCATCTGGGACTTGGGCCGCTGAATATTCAGCAAAGAAGGAGGCAACTCTGTTACAATACCAAAGACCTCGAACTTCTTGATGGAGCTGGTCAGGAAATCATTCAGTTGACGCCCATACAGCATGATGGGAGATTCTGCACGGTTGGCAAGATAGGCCTTCATGGGGGCAAAGTTTTCAGCCACGCAGTTCAGGATGTTCATCAAGGAAAGGAGCCTTGAATCTGAATTACGGAACAGTTCCGCCAAATGAACCAGGCGGTCCCCATCCACAACGAAAACATCCATGGCGATTTCACGGCCCACCTCGTTACAGACGAAACGCATGCGGGTATCGAAATTAAGCTTGCTATAGACCGAGAACCAGTTCTGGATCTTTTCTGGAATCTGGAGATTTGCTGCACTCAAGGTGCCCGAGGCACCGTTGAAGAAGAAGCCTAGCAGGTTTCCGTGAAGGATTTTTCGACCCTCAACGCGGGGGCGACCGTAGCGCAAAAGTCTTCCGATAAACAGAGAAAGCACATGTTCTGCCGCATCGGCAAATTCGGTACGTTCCCCATTTTCCTGGGTATAGGCAAAATCAGCGGGAACCCATTTTTCAAGTTCCGTTACTACCGCCAGCACCTCGGGAAGCATTTCAGCCGGCAGCCAACGGATCTGGGCCGTATTGCTGGAAATCCAGAACACCTGGGGATACACGGCGGCGCAGCGCACCAGGTGGAAGGCAACCTGCAAAAGCAGGTGAAGGTAACGCACCGTAATGTGGTTACTCCACACACATTCCTGGTTCAGCTTGCAAAGGGCAATCATGATATCGTCGGCAGTCAGGTTGGAGCCAACGACTCGTTCATCGTCCAGTTGCTCAAATCTAAAACGCCAACCCCTGCTATGGATCAGGCGCAGCCTTTCCTTGTTCATCAGGAAGGTGGTATTCTTCTGGGTGCTGAAATCTTCGACAAAATGCTTGAAGTCGCCGCAGTATACGAAGGTGGAACGGCACTGTTCCAATTCGTCTACAAAGCTCTTCTTGAAGTTTCCGCCGGCAAAATCCGGGCAGTTGGTCAGCATGGCGGGCAGCACGTGGGAATAGTCCCGCCACTCGTCGAACTTGAACTCCGGCAGCCGCGGCGGCAGTTCCTCTCGCGGGCGAGGTAGGGGCCGAACCATGCCCGGCTCCTTGGGAACATCGGTCTCCCCCACGTCAATTTCCGCATCCTTCAGTCCCTTGAGATCCAGCCCGTGCAGCTTGAAAATCAGGAAGGGGTCCTCACCCATCATCTGGCCAACCTTCAGGAGGGTCGCCACAATGTAACGGCAAGGCAGCGGGTCTTTGCAGTCGCAGTTCATGTTCACGCTGTCGGCAAGGTCGAAAAGTTCAAGATTGCAACGGTCCAGCAGGATTTCGATGGACTGACTCAGGGAACCATTGTTCAGCGCGGCAAGTTCCGCAGGCTGCTGCCTCAGCAGGCTAATAAACACCTCGGCCTTGGCATCGTCAAACTTCTTGAATACAGTGTAGGTATTATGGGTACCGCCGGCCGGCCCCTTGACTGTAGACATGACACGGTTATCCTGGATTTCGAAAGACACCAGGTTCCCCTTGGAAAGCAACGCAAAGGCCTTCTCGAAATCCCGCGCAGAAGCCTTGCGCAGGACAGAATCGAGCCATTTCTTGCTCCACCAGGTATTGCCGTATACACCGTATTCCATTTCAGCCAAATATAATAAATTTGCTCATTTGAGCAACTAATTTAAGGTAAAAAAGCGCAGGATCAATCCCACGCTTTTTACTCTGCGGCAGTTACGCCGGCAGTTCTTTTGCCAATTACTTCTTCAGAAGCTTGCGAGCCTTATCCAGACGTTCCTGGACGATAGCGTCGATGACGGCAGCCACGGTCAGGTTGAAGATGTCGTGGACAGAGGCTTCGGAGTCGGTAAAGTGAATCGGCTTCTTCAAGCCCATCTGAACAGGACCGATGGATTCGCCAACGCCCATTTCCAAAAGCATTCTGTAAGTGGTGTTTGCAGAAGAGAGGCACGGGAAGATGAGAGTGTTCACATCCTGACCCTTGATGGTATTGAAGGGGAACTTCTTGTCGCGAAGTTCCTTGTTCAAGGCCACATTCACCTGCATTTCGCCATCTACGGCGTAGTCGGGATACTGTTCGTGAAGAATCTTCACTGCATCGCGGACGCTGCCAGCGGTACCCAGCTTGGAGCTCTTGTCAGCACCGAAGTTGCCGTAAGAAAGCATTGCCATCACCGGTTCGTGGGCGAAGAACTTCACGGCGTCGTGAGTGAGCTTTGCAATGTCAACGAGAGTTTCGGTATCCGGGTCGCGGTTCACCAAGGTATCTGCCAGGAAGAAGGTTCCCTTCTTGGTAGAGAGAATGTGGAGGGCGCCGAAGTGCTTGTATTCTTCGCGAATGCCGATCATCTTCTTGGCGAGGCTGATGTTGGTAGCAAAGCTACTGTTGGAACCAGAGATCAAGGCATCGGCGTCACCGTTCTTCACCATCATCATGCCGAAGTGGTTGTGTTCCGGCATTTCGTAGGCGGCCTTTTCGAAGGTTTCGCCGTTACGACCGTTTTCGGCAGCATACATTTCGGCATACTTCATGCGGCGCTTGTATTCTTCCGGAGAACGGGGGTTCACGATTTCAAGACCGGAAACATCCAGCTTTTCGATAGCAGCAAGTTCCTTGATGCGGTCCGGGTTGCCCAGGAGGATCGGGAATGCAATGCCTTCGTCCTTGGCCTGGATTGCAGCCTTGATCATGTTCACGCTGAGGCCTTCGGTGAACACCACACGCTTGGGGTTAGAGCGAGCCATGTTTTCGTATTCACGGATCAGCTTGTTGTCGTAGCCCATCATGTCGCGGAGGCTGTCTGCGTATGCATCCCAGTCCTTGATTTCCTTACGGGCAACACCGCTTTCGATAGCAGCCTTGGCAACGGCGATAGACACGTCGGTCAACAGGCGCGGATCCAGGGGCTTCGGGATAATGTAGTTACGGCCGAAGCTGAAGCGTTCGGAGTTGTAGGCGATGTTCACTACATCGGGCACCGGCTTGCGAGCAAGTGCTGCAATGGCGCGAACAGCGGCGTGCTTCATGTGTTCGTTAATAGCAGTAGCACGAACGTCCAAGGCACCGCGGAAAATGTAGGGGAAGCCGATCACGTTGTTCACCTGGTTAGGATAGTCGGAACGGCCA is from Fibrobacter sp. and encodes:
- a CDS encoding SNF2-related protein encodes the protein MEYGVYGNTWWSKKWLDSVLRKASARDFEKAFALLSKGNLVSFEIQDNRVMSTVKGPAGGTHNTYTVFKKFDDAKAEVFISLLRQQPAELAALNNGSLSQSIEILLDRCNLELFDLADSVNMNCDCKDPLPCRYIVATLLKVGQMMGEDPFLIFKLHGLDLKGLKDAEIDVGETDVPKEPGMVRPLPRPREELPPRLPEFKFDEWRDYSHVLPAMLTNCPDFAGGNFKKSFVDELEQCRSTFVYCGDFKHFVEDFSTQKNTTFLMNKERLRLIHSRGWRFRFEQLDDERVVGSNLTADDIMIALCKLNQECVWSNHITVRYLHLLLQVAFHLVRCAAVYPQVFWISSNTAQIRWLPAEMLPEVLAVVTELEKWVPADFAYTQENGERTEFADAAEHVLSLFIGRLLRYGRPRVEGRKILHGNLLGFFFNGASGTLSAANLQIPEKIQNWFSVYSKLNFDTRMRFVCNEVGREIAMDVFVVDGDRLVHLAELFRNSDSRLLSLMNILNCVAENFAPMKAYLANRAESPIMLYGRQLNDFLTSSIKKFEVFGIVTELPPSLLNIQRPKSQMKLNGSFGKAAGANVFTKTDIMDFDWEVAIGNENVSAEEFLKLAEEAGGMLKYKSMYVQVTEDDLKLLKQRVDEREAAGSEDENDEEESRPTQFTTAKLVQACLTGKCDEVPVTMTDGLKKQLDDWRSETNISLPENLHATLRPYQERGYSWMYKNLQIGFGCILADDMGLGKTLQVIAFILKVKQEGLFESGRCLVVVPAGLLCNWQMEIKKFAPDLTVFAYHGASRNLEKFDADILITTYSTYRLDYKKISALNWQIVVIDEAQNIKNADSEQSRLLRRLSAPMKIAMSGTPVENRLMEFWTIMDFCNRGFFPSPTQFRDRYETPIQKRGDAIVAEQFKKLTAPFMLRRMKTDKSIISDLPDKIQQDEYAELTRTQAALYKTTLDRFLLELQTLGGEPTIDINGDTTGTVTDFALDSTADAVALDESVEAAVSLDSAATMEAADKLGGRTLFKRKGIILQMILALKQICNHPRTFLKEGVAEVDDSGKLRMLLDLLEAIQEQGEKTLIFTQFREMGEVLQEVIDRELKIKADFYHGGCGQSQRNNMVKNFQEDPEKKILILSLKAAGTGLNLTAASQVIHYDLWWNPAIEAQATDRAFRIGQTKNVQVHRFITKGTFEEKINALLESKKAIAEMTVNTGET
- a CDS encoding NADP-dependent malic enzyme → MTFEEKALAYHANGKPGKIEVVPTKPYSTQTDLGLAYTPGVAVPCLEIEKNPEAAYDYTGKGNLVAVISNGTAVLGLGDIGAVSGKPVMEGKGLLFKIYAGVDVFDIEVNEKDPKKFIEIVKGIAPTFGGINLEDIKAPECFEIEETLKKELDIPVMHDDQHGTAIISSAALVNALEIAGKEIDKIKLVVNGAGAAAVACTKLYLSLGVKKENVVMLDSKGVIYKGRGKLTPEKEFFATDRDDVKTLEEAIKGADMFLGLSKPNILTKEMIQSMAKNPIVFALANPTPEVSYDVATSAREDVIFATGRSDYPNQVNNVIGFPYIFRGALDVRATAINEHMKHAAVRAIAALARKPVPDVVNIAYNSERFSFGRNYIIPKPLDPRLLTDVSIAVAKAAIESGVARKEIKDWDAYADSLRDMMGYDNKLIREYENMARSNPKRVVFTEGLSVNMIKAAIQAKDEGIAFPILLGNPDRIKELAAIEKLDVSGLEIVNPRSPEEYKRRMKYAEMYAAENGRNGETFEKAAYEMPEHNHFGMMMVKNGDADALISGSNSSFATNISLAKKMIGIREEYKHFGALHILSTKKGTFFLADTLVNRDPDTETLVDIAKLTHDAVKFFAHEPVMAMLSYGNFGADKSSKLGTAGSVRDAVKILHEQYPDYAVDGEMQVNVALNKELRDKKFPFNTIKGQDVNTLIFPCLSSANTTYRMLLEMGVGESIGPVQMGLKKPIHFTDSEASVHDIFNLTVAAVIDAIVQERLDKARKLLKK